A window from Athalia rosae chromosome 5, iyAthRosa1.1, whole genome shotgun sequence encodes these proteins:
- the LOC105694090 gene encoding TNF receptor-associated factor 6 isoform X2: MSIIRLLKKIIFKEGACCPVDSRPLQPESDLFPDLFTRREISQQRANCPYQQFGCTIELSPIDIDSHVNNCEFKRTISPHVQCPFKAVGCSEVIATENALKLHLENSTSTHLILLANTIPTFTCEQQTESSARAVESKWWDPPPKKSSVFTPDGPHPDWQELVKTLYERIVVLEQLNRELTISIANQQNQLSTFHTSTRYNDEEMILRYCNGLYIWKCSSFRDKLTAMTNDSLKMFYSPGFYTSPNGYRLCARINISSKDFRYLSLLIHVMHSENDDALDWPFNGSISFVLVHPANSENNIRETTVSKPELEAFRKPTCELNKRSFGYTEFVMIKDLVEFTKDDTLILRIEVKPA; encoded by the exons ATGAGCATAATAAGGTtgctgaagaaaataatatt cAAAGAAGGAGCGTGTTGTCCCGTGGACAGTCGACCGTTACAGCCAGAAAGTGATTTGTTCCCAGATCTATTCACAAGACGAGAAATATCTCAGCAGCGTGCAAACTGCCCTTATCAACAATTTGGCTGTACCATCGAACTGTCTCCAATTGATATAGACAGTCATGTGAATAACTGTGAATTCAAGAGGACAATTTCCCCACATGTTCAATGCCCTTTCAAAGCCGTTGGATGTTCTGAGGTTATCGCCACAGAGAATGCATTGAAATTGCACTTGGAAAATTCCACAAGCACACATTTGATT CTGCTCGCAAATACCATTCCAACATTTACTTGTGAACAACAAACAGAATCTAGTGCCAGGGCTGTGGAGTCTAAATGGTGGGATCCTCCGCCGAAGAAAAGTTCCGTTTTTACCCCGGATGGACCACATCCAGATTGGCAAGAATTGGTCAA AACGCTCTATGAAAGGATAGTAGTCTTGGAGCAACTGAATCGTGAGCTCACAATAAGTATCGCTAATCAACAGAATCAGTTATCAACTTTCCATACTTCTACACGGTATAACGATGAAGAAATGATCTTACGTTACTGTAATGGCCTCTATATTTGGAAATGCAGCTCATTCCGGGATAAGCTTACGGCTATGACCAATGATTCACTGAAGATGTTCTACAGTCCTGGCTTTTACACATCTCCGAACGGTTACAGACTATGCGCAAGAATAAACATATCCTCAAAAGATTTCCGTTACTTGTCACTCTTAATACATGTGATGCATTCAGAGAATGACGATGCTTTAGACTGGCCATTTAATGGATCAATCAGTTTTGTCTTGGTTCATCCAGCAAATTCTGAGAATAATATCAGAGAAACTACTGTCTCTAAACCAGAGTTGGAAGCATTTCGGAAACCAACATGCGAGTTGAACAAGAGAAGCTTTGGATATACAGAATTCGTTATGATCAAAGATCTGGTCGAATTTACGAAAGACGACACCCTTATTCTGAGAATAGAAGTAAAGCCGGCGTAG
- the LOC105694090 gene encoding TNF receptor-associated factor 6 isoform X1 → MASSNTSNEHNKVAEENNILANNEKSDLESRFECPICLTWLRDPVLTSCGHKFCSQCINMWLRKEGACCPVDSRPLQPESDLFPDLFTRREISQQRANCPYQQFGCTIELSPIDIDSHVNNCEFKRTISPHVQCPFKAVGCSEVIATENALKLHLENSTSTHLILLANTIPTFTCEQQTESSARAVESKWWDPPPKKSSVFTPDGPHPDWQELVKTLYERIVVLEQLNRELTISIANQQNQLSTFHTSTRYNDEEMILRYCNGLYIWKCSSFRDKLTAMTNDSLKMFYSPGFYTSPNGYRLCARINISSKDFRYLSLLIHVMHSENDDALDWPFNGSISFVLVHPANSENNIRETTVSKPELEAFRKPTCELNKRSFGYTEFVMIKDLVEFTKDDTLILRIEVKPA, encoded by the exons ATGGCATCATCTAATACATCAAATGAGCATAATAAGGTtgctgaagaaaataatatt CTtgcaaataatgaaaaatcagaTTTGGAATCTCGATTTGAGTGTCCTATTTGCCTAACTTGGCTAAGAGATCCAGTACTCACATCTTGTGGCCACAAGTTTTGTTCGCAGTGTATCAATATGTGGCTACG cAAAGAAGGAGCGTGTTGTCCCGTGGACAGTCGACCGTTACAGCCAGAAAGTGATTTGTTCCCAGATCTATTCACAAGACGAGAAATATCTCAGCAGCGTGCAAACTGCCCTTATCAACAATTTGGCTGTACCATCGAACTGTCTCCAATTGATATAGACAGTCATGTGAATAACTGTGAATTCAAGAGGACAATTTCCCCACATGTTCAATGCCCTTTCAAAGCCGTTGGATGTTCTGAGGTTATCGCCACAGAGAATGCATTGAAATTGCACTTGGAAAATTCCACAAGCACACATTTGATT CTGCTCGCAAATACCATTCCAACATTTACTTGTGAACAACAAACAGAATCTAGTGCCAGGGCTGTGGAGTCTAAATGGTGGGATCCTCCGCCGAAGAAAAGTTCCGTTTTTACCCCGGATGGACCACATCCAGATTGGCAAGAATTGGTCAA AACGCTCTATGAAAGGATAGTAGTCTTGGAGCAACTGAATCGTGAGCTCACAATAAGTATCGCTAATCAACAGAATCAGTTATCAACTTTCCATACTTCTACACGGTATAACGATGAAGAAATGATCTTACGTTACTGTAATGGCCTCTATATTTGGAAATGCAGCTCATTCCGGGATAAGCTTACGGCTATGACCAATGATTCACTGAAGATGTTCTACAGTCCTGGCTTTTACACATCTCCGAACGGTTACAGACTATGCGCAAGAATAAACATATCCTCAAAAGATTTCCGTTACTTGTCACTCTTAATACATGTGATGCATTCAGAGAATGACGATGCTTTAGACTGGCCATTTAATGGATCAATCAGTTTTGTCTTGGTTCATCCAGCAAATTCTGAGAATAATATCAGAGAAACTACTGTCTCTAAACCAGAGTTGGAAGCATTTCGGAAACCAACATGCGAGTTGAACAAGAGAAGCTTTGGATATACAGAATTCGTTATGATCAAAGATCTGGTCGAATTTACGAAAGACGACACCCTTATTCTGAGAATAGAAGTAAAGCCGGCGTAG